The following coding sequences are from one Eleginops maclovinus isolate JMC-PN-2008 ecotype Puerto Natales chromosome 13, JC_Emac_rtc_rv5, whole genome shotgun sequence window:
- the rab5aa gene encoding RAB5A, member RAS oncogene family, a: MANRGGATRPNGPNAGNKICQFKLVLLGESAVGKSSLVLRFVKGQFHEFQESTIGAAFLTQTVCLDDTTVKFEIWDTAGQERYHSLAPMYYRGAQAAIVVYDITNEESFARAKNWVKELQRQASPNIVIALSGNKADLATKRAVDFQDAQSYADDNSLLFMETSAKTSMNVNEIFMAIAKRLPKSEPQAAGANSGRSRGVDLTETAQPAKAPCCSN; encoded by the exons ATGGCCAATCGGGGAGGAGCTACGAGACCCAACGGACCCAATGCAGGGAACAAGATCTGTCAGTTTAAGCTGGTGCTGTTGGGGGAGTCAGCCGTTGGGAAGTCCAGCTTAGTGCTCCGATTCGTTAAGGGTCAATTCCATGAATTCCAGGAGAGCACGATAGGAG CTGCCTTTCTCACCCAGACAGTGTGTCTAGATGACACAACGGTGAAGTTTGAAATCTGGGACACTGCAGGGCAGGAGCGTTACCACAGCTTGGCCCCCATGTATTACAGAGGAGCACAGGCCGCCATTGTGGTCTACGACATCACAAACGAG GAGTCCTTTGCAAGGGCTAAGAACTGGGTGAAGGAGCTGCAAAGACAAGCTAGCCCTAACATCGTCATCGCTCTGTCAGGCAACAAGGCGGACCTGGCCACCAAGAGAGCTGTCGACTTCCAG GATGCCCAATCCTACGCAGATGACAACAGCTTACTTTTCATGGAGACGTCAGCCAAGACCTCTATGAATGTGAACGAGATATTTATGGCTATTG CCAAGAGATTGCCGAAGAGTGAGCCCCAGGCTGCGGGAGCTAACAGTGGGCGGAGCCGGGGGGTGGACCTGACAGAAACTGCGCAGCCAGCCAAGGCTCCGTGCTGCAGTAACTAA
- the kat2b gene encoding histone acetyltransferase KAT2B isoform X1, producing the protein MADSAGIQQGSPAIGAAGLVPAAPGAGGTEGSGAAGGSARIAVKKAQLRSSPRPKKLEKLGVYSSCKAEGACKCNGWKSQNPPPTPPRTDQQSSTVNLQEPCRSCSHTLGDHVTHLENVSEEEMNRLLGIVLDVEYLYTCVHKEEDADTKQVYFSLFKLLRKSILQMGKPMLEAQESPPFEKPSIEQGVNNFVQYKFSHLPSKERQTIMELAKMFLNQINYWQLETPSQRRQRVPNDDAAGYKANYTRWLCYCNVPQFCDSLPRYETTQIFGRTLLRSVFTVMRKQLLEQARQEKDKLPPEKRTLILTHFPKFLSMLEEEVYSHSSPIWSQDFLAGASGGQIPIHTVISAPPVARPLYYSTSPVSLDPSICGSVSPARKTASVLEPNPVGEKRKPSEPLPHEENKRPRVVGDIPMELINEVMATITDPAAVPETSLLSAHSARDEAARHEERRGVIEFHVIGNSLNQKPNKRILMWLVGLQNVFSHQLPRMPKEYITRLVFDPKHKTLSLIKDGRVIGGICFRMFPSQGFTEIVFCAVTSNEQVKGYGTHLMNHLKEYHIKHEILNFLTYADEYAIGYFKKQGFSKDIKVPKGKYVGYIKDYEGATLMGCELNPSIPYTEFSVIIKKQKEIIKKLIERKQAQIRKVYPGLSCFKEGVRQIPIESIPGIRETGWKPIGKGKELKDPDQLYSTLKTILQHVKSHQNAWPFMEPVKKTEAPGYYQVIRFPMDLKTMSERLKSRYYTTRKLFMADMQRIFTNCREYNPPESEYYKCANLLEKFFYTKIKEAGLIEK; encoded by the exons ATGGCCGACAGCGCTGGGATTCAGCAAGGTTCACCGGCCATCGGGGCGGCGGGCCTGGTTCCGGCCGCTCCTGGAGCCGGGGGGACGGAAGGCTCCGGCGCCGCTGGAGGATCCGCACGTATCGCGGTAAAGAAGGCGCAACTCCGCTCTTCACCTCGGCCAAAGAAACTGGAAAAACTCGGAGTGTATTCATCCTGCAAA GCAGAGGGAGCCTGTAAGTGTAACGGCTGGAAGAGTCAGAACCCCCCTCCTACGCCCCCACGAACCGACCAGCAGTCCAGCACAGTCAACCTGCAGGAGCCTTGCCGGAGTTGTTCTCACACCTTGG GTGATCATGTGACCCATCTAGAAAATGTTTCCGAGGAGGAAATGAACCGACTTCTAGGTATTGTCCTGGATGTGGAGTACCTCTACACATGTGTTCACAAAGAGGAGGATGCTGACACTAAGCAGGTctacttttctcttttcaaa cTGCTGAGGAAATCCATCCTACAGATGGGAAAGCCAATGTTAGAAGCACAGGAGAGTCCTCCGTTTGAAAAACCTAGTATCGAACAG GGGGTGAATAACTTTGTACAGTACAAATTCAGCCACCTACCATCTAAGGAACGTCAAACAATAATGGAGCTGGCCAAGATGTTTCTCAACCAGATCAACTACTGGCAGCTGGAGACACCGTCCCAGAGACGACAGAGGGTTCCCAATGATGACGCAGCTGGATACAAAGCCAACTACACCAG GTGGCTCTGCTACTGCAATGTGCCTCAGTTCTGCGACAGTCTACCCCGGTACGAAACCACCCAGATCTTCGGCCGGACTCTTTTGCGTTCGGTGTTCACTGTGATGAGAaagcagctgctggagcaggCCAGACAGGAAAAGGACAAGCTGCCACCTGAGAAACGCACACTCATTCTCACACACTTTCCCAA GTTCCTGTCTatgctggaggaggaggtgtaCAGCCATAGCTCTCCAATCTGGAGCCAAGACTTTTTGGCAGGCGCGTCAGGAGGGCAGATCCCTATCCACACAG TTATCAGTGCACCTCCTGTGGCCAGGCCGCTCTACTACAGCACCAGTCCTGTGTCATTGGACCCATCCATCTGCGGTAGCGTCAGTCCTGCCCGGAAAACCGCCTCTGTATTGGAGCCAAACCCAG TTGGAGAAAAACGTAAACCCTCAGAGCCTCTCCCCCATGAGGAAAACAAGCGGCCCAGGGTGGTGGGGGACATCCCCATGGAGCTCATCAATGAAGTCATGGCAACAATCACAGACCCTGCCGCTGTTCCAGAG ACAAGTCTGCTGTCGGCTCACTCTGCACGAGATGAAGCTGCCCGTCATGAGGAGCGCAGGGGGGTGATTGAATTCCACGTTATCGGTAACTCCCTAAACCAGAAGCCCAATAAGAGGATCTTGATGTGGCTCGTCGGCCTCCAGAACGTGTTCTCTCACCAGCTGCCACGCATGCCCAAGGAGTACATCACACGGCTGGTGTTTGATCC GAAGCACAAGACGCTGTCTCTCATCAAAGATGGCCGTGTGATCGGAGGGATCTGCTTCCGAATGTTTCCGTCGCAGGGCTTTACGGAGATCGTCTTTTGTGCCGTAACCTCCAACGAACAGGTCAAG GGATATGGGACCCATTTAATGAACCACCTGAAGGAATATCACATAAAGCACGAAATCCTCAACTTCCTCACTTATGCTGATGAGTACGCCATCGGCTATTTCAAGAAACAG GGTTTCTCAAAGGATATCAAGGTTCCCAAGGGCAAATATGTGGGCTACATCAAAGACTATGAAGGAGCCACGCTCATGGGCTGCGAACTCAACCCCAGCATTCCCTACACAGAGTTTTCCGTCATTATCAAGAAGCAGaaggag ATCATCAAGAAGCTGATCGAGAGGAAGCAGGCTCAGATCAGAAAGGTCTATCCAGGGCTTTCCTGTTTTAAGGAAGGAGTCCGGCAGATTCCCATCGAGAGCATTCCTGGCATTC GTGAAACTGGCTGGAAGCCGATAGGCAAAGG CAAGGAACTGAAGGACCCAGATCAATTGTACAGCACTCTGAAAACCATCCTCCAACATGTGAAG AGTCACCAGAACGCCTGGCCTTTCATGGAGCCAGTGAAAAAAACAGAGGCCCCTGGGTACTACCAAGTCATTCGCTTCCCCATGG ATCTTAAGACAATGAGCGAGCGTCTGAAGAGCAGGTACTACACAACACGCAAGTTGTTCATGGCCGACATGCAGCGCATCTTCACAAACTGTCGTGAATACAACCCTCCAGAGAGCGAGTACTACAAGTGTGCCAACCTACTGGAGAAATTCTTCTACACCAAGATCAAAGAAGCTGGCCTCATCGAAAAGTAG
- the kat2b gene encoding histone acetyltransferase KAT2B isoform X2 — protein sequence MADSAGIQQGSPAIGAAGLVPAAPGAGGTEGSGAAGGSARIAVKKAQLRSSPRPKKLEKLGVYSSCKAEGACKCNGWKSQNPPPTPPRTDQQSSTVNLQEPCRSCSHTLGDHVTHLENVSEEEMNRLLGIVLDVEYLYTCVHKEEDADTKQVYFSLFKLLRKSILQMGKPMLEAQESPPFEKPSIEQGVNNFVQYKFSHLPSKERQTIMELAKMFLNQINYWQLETPSQRRQRVPNDDAAGYKANYTRWLCYCNVPQFCDSLPRYETTQIFGRTLLRSVFTVMRKQLLEQARQEKDKLPPEKRTLILTHFPKFLSMLEEEVYSHSSPIWSQDFLAGASGGQIPIHTVISAPPVARPLYYSTSPVSLDPSICGSVSPARKTASVLEPNPVGEKRKPSEPLPHEENKRPRVVGDIPMELINEVMATITDPAAVPETSLLSAHSARDEAARHEERRGVIEFHVIGNSLNQKPNKRILMWLVGLQNVFSHQLPRMPKEYITRLVFDPKHKTLSLIKDGRVIGGICFRMFPSQGFTEIVFCAVTSNEQVKGYGTHLMNHLKEYHIKHEILNFLTYADEYAIGYFKKQGFSKDIKVPKGKYVGYIKDYEGATLMGCELNPSIPYTEFSVIIKKQKEIIKKLIERKQAQIRKVYPGLSCFKEGVRQIPIESIPGIRETGWKPIGKGKELKDPDQLYSTLKTILQHVKTVCSVSESPERLAFHGASEKNRGPWVLPSHSLPHGS from the exons ATGGCCGACAGCGCTGGGATTCAGCAAGGTTCACCGGCCATCGGGGCGGCGGGCCTGGTTCCGGCCGCTCCTGGAGCCGGGGGGACGGAAGGCTCCGGCGCCGCTGGAGGATCCGCACGTATCGCGGTAAAGAAGGCGCAACTCCGCTCTTCACCTCGGCCAAAGAAACTGGAAAAACTCGGAGTGTATTCATCCTGCAAA GCAGAGGGAGCCTGTAAGTGTAACGGCTGGAAGAGTCAGAACCCCCCTCCTACGCCCCCACGAACCGACCAGCAGTCCAGCACAGTCAACCTGCAGGAGCCTTGCCGGAGTTGTTCTCACACCTTGG GTGATCATGTGACCCATCTAGAAAATGTTTCCGAGGAGGAAATGAACCGACTTCTAGGTATTGTCCTGGATGTGGAGTACCTCTACACATGTGTTCACAAAGAGGAGGATGCTGACACTAAGCAGGTctacttttctcttttcaaa cTGCTGAGGAAATCCATCCTACAGATGGGAAAGCCAATGTTAGAAGCACAGGAGAGTCCTCCGTTTGAAAAACCTAGTATCGAACAG GGGGTGAATAACTTTGTACAGTACAAATTCAGCCACCTACCATCTAAGGAACGTCAAACAATAATGGAGCTGGCCAAGATGTTTCTCAACCAGATCAACTACTGGCAGCTGGAGACACCGTCCCAGAGACGACAGAGGGTTCCCAATGATGACGCAGCTGGATACAAAGCCAACTACACCAG GTGGCTCTGCTACTGCAATGTGCCTCAGTTCTGCGACAGTCTACCCCGGTACGAAACCACCCAGATCTTCGGCCGGACTCTTTTGCGTTCGGTGTTCACTGTGATGAGAaagcagctgctggagcaggCCAGACAGGAAAAGGACAAGCTGCCACCTGAGAAACGCACACTCATTCTCACACACTTTCCCAA GTTCCTGTCTatgctggaggaggaggtgtaCAGCCATAGCTCTCCAATCTGGAGCCAAGACTTTTTGGCAGGCGCGTCAGGAGGGCAGATCCCTATCCACACAG TTATCAGTGCACCTCCTGTGGCCAGGCCGCTCTACTACAGCACCAGTCCTGTGTCATTGGACCCATCCATCTGCGGTAGCGTCAGTCCTGCCCGGAAAACCGCCTCTGTATTGGAGCCAAACCCAG TTGGAGAAAAACGTAAACCCTCAGAGCCTCTCCCCCATGAGGAAAACAAGCGGCCCAGGGTGGTGGGGGACATCCCCATGGAGCTCATCAATGAAGTCATGGCAACAATCACAGACCCTGCCGCTGTTCCAGAG ACAAGTCTGCTGTCGGCTCACTCTGCACGAGATGAAGCTGCCCGTCATGAGGAGCGCAGGGGGGTGATTGAATTCCACGTTATCGGTAACTCCCTAAACCAGAAGCCCAATAAGAGGATCTTGATGTGGCTCGTCGGCCTCCAGAACGTGTTCTCTCACCAGCTGCCACGCATGCCCAAGGAGTACATCACACGGCTGGTGTTTGATCC GAAGCACAAGACGCTGTCTCTCATCAAAGATGGCCGTGTGATCGGAGGGATCTGCTTCCGAATGTTTCCGTCGCAGGGCTTTACGGAGATCGTCTTTTGTGCCGTAACCTCCAACGAACAGGTCAAG GGATATGGGACCCATTTAATGAACCACCTGAAGGAATATCACATAAAGCACGAAATCCTCAACTTCCTCACTTATGCTGATGAGTACGCCATCGGCTATTTCAAGAAACAG GGTTTCTCAAAGGATATCAAGGTTCCCAAGGGCAAATATGTGGGCTACATCAAAGACTATGAAGGAGCCACGCTCATGGGCTGCGAACTCAACCCCAGCATTCCCTACACAGAGTTTTCCGTCATTATCAAGAAGCAGaaggag ATCATCAAGAAGCTGATCGAGAGGAAGCAGGCTCAGATCAGAAAGGTCTATCCAGGGCTTTCCTGTTTTAAGGAAGGAGTCCGGCAGATTCCCATCGAGAGCATTCCTGGCATTC GTGAAACTGGCTGGAAGCCGATAGGCAAAGG CAAGGAACTGAAGGACCCAGATCAATTGTACAGCACTCTGAAAACCATCCTCCAACATGTGAAG ACTGTTTGTTCTGTCTCAGAGTCACCAGAACGCCTGGCCTTTCATGGAGCCAGTGAAAAAAACAGAGGCCCCTGGGTACTACCAAGTCATTCGCTTCCCCATGG ATCTTAA